The following are encoded in a window of Flavobacteriales bacterium genomic DNA:
- a CDS encoding helix-turn-helix transcriptional regulator, whose product MKNIIHINTISELHKFLGLDEPKHPLISIFPYNNENAKATQENFKYSFNFYQISIKGNCPLLITKYGRSTYDFQECSMIFTAPNQVLEYHTDYTTTDGDCWTLVFHSDLIRKSVLSNLIDQYSFFSYQSNEALHLSQEERTTISGIKNKIIKEYENNLDPHSHNLIISNLQLLLNYCLRYYDRQFYTRTTFNKDIVTDFEQVLKEYYSTDQQITRGLPSVKYCADSLHVSPRYLSDLLKKESGKSTQDHIHDFIIEKAKNRLLNSNETASEIAFGLGFEYSQYFSKIFKKKTTMSPKQYRNTMS is encoded by the coding sequence ATGAAAAATATCATCCATATTAACACCATTTCAGAATTGCACAAATTCCTTGGTCTTGATGAACCAAAACATCCTTTGATTTCTATATTCCCCTATAATAATGAAAATGCAAAGGCTACTCAAGAAAATTTTAAATATTCATTTAACTTTTATCAAATTAGTATAAAAGGAAATTGCCCGCTTCTTATAACAAAATACGGAAGAAGCACCTACGATTTTCAAGAATGCTCAATGATTTTTACCGCACCCAATCAAGTCTTAGAATACCATACGGATTATACCACTACGGATGGCGATTGCTGGACACTCGTCTTTCATTCAGACTTGATTAGAAAGTCCGTTTTGAGCAACCTAATAGACCAATATTCATTCTTTTCATATCAATCCAACGAAGCATTGCATTTGTCACAAGAAGAAAGAACGACTATTTCTGGAATAAAAAATAAAATCATCAAAGAATATGAGAATAATTTAGATCCTCATAGTCATAATTTAATTATTTCCAATCTACAATTATTACTGAACTATTGTTTACGGTACTATGATAGACAATTTTATACAAGAACCACATTCAACAAAGATATCGTTACAGATTTTGAACAAGTGTTAAAAGAGTATTATTCTACAGACCAACAGATTACTCGTGGGCTTCCTTCTGTAAAATATTGTGCAGATTCTCTTCATGTTTCCCCAAGATATCTAAGTGATTTACTAAAAAAAGAGTCTGGTAAAAGTACCCAAGACCATATCCATGATTTTATTATCGAAAAGGCAAAAAATCGTTTATTAAACAGCAACGAAACCGCCAGTGAAATAGCTTTTGGATTAGGGTTTGAATATTCTCAATACTTTAGCAAAATTTTTAAGAAAAAAACCACAATGAGTCCTAAGCAATATAGGAATACCATGAGTTAA